From one Dermatophagoides farinae isolate YC_2012a chromosome 5, ASM2471394v1, whole genome shotgun sequence genomic stretch:
- the LOC124492191 gene encoding uncharacterized protein LOC124492191 isoform X2 translates to MMPGAHSGQTLNDRLNAARYALAGQGLARVVCKATTEEMIAPKKKHIDYLLQCTDEPNVSIPQLANLLIERTQQSSWVVVFKALVTVHHLMCYGNERFTQYLASSNCNFQLNNYLDKAAPKGYDMSIFIRRYARYINTKALSYRTVAFDFTKVKRGDEGQLRQMGMEKLLKTIPVLQTQIDTLLEFDCNANDLTNGVINAAFFLLFKDIIRLFACYNDGIITCLEKYFELTNKKMARETLDIYKKFLTRMNKVGEFLKVAEMAGIDRGEIPDLTKAPSSLLEAMEQHLAAMEGRKPGTTSNGDNKPPVDEQTTVKKAIEEEEKFLNKLKEKHIQEKKVNNPFLAISSGGGGGGGGGNKNENSNQDELAKKSNDMIDLLMDGGSSGNNSAEKTSNADLFSLDTNASSSSAMAANNPFADILSSLSITPANNATSSATTTTSAGAGAGGGGGDDFATSDGFAAAFGTSSNSNIVKAPPVMTMYPGFDAFGDVLQPQNVSTLIQNQKSLMNSIDMTNNNNGFNNMFNNHINNNNHIVPTISSSTTIMPSSTTTLLSSSTSTSSSVPTSSSNPTTGILVKGDLDATLASLAQNLDINGLKGAGNYKRGQQFNPSPKSTMKTGGGSTLSSSSSTTTTMNGTNGGGSISPSMMMRNTSTAANWNRPSMIIPPSSWATTTSVTGSTQQPAMIMPMIGGGIPSTALFAAAAQQQQPQTATMMMGNSFAIRQPSMIPGAVPILPPTVNASTLSSILAGQKTTTTNTTTTNNNNNNNSSIDPFGAL, encoded by the exons atgatgccCGGAGCTCATTCAGGGCAAACCTTAAATGATCGTCTTAATGCAGCACGTTATGCATTAGCCGGTCAAGGTTTAGCTCGTGTTGTTTGTAAAGCTACCACTGAAGAAATGATTGCACCGAAAAAGAAACATATTGATT atttATTACAATGTACTGATGAACCAAACGTATCGATACCTCAATTGGCCAATCTATTGATTGAACGTACACAACAATCTAGTTGGGTTGTAGTGTTCAAAGCATTGGTTACCGTACATCATCTTATGTGTTATGGAAATGAACGTTTTACACAATATCTTGCATCAAGTAATTGTAATTTTCAGCTAAATAATTATCTGGATAAAGCAGCACCAAAAGGTTATGATATGTCAATATTTATAAGACGTTATGCACGTTATATTAATACAAAAGCACTTTCATATCGTACGGTTGCTTTTGATTTTACCAAAGTCAAACGAgg TGATGAAGGTCAATTACGACAGATGGgtatggaaaaattattgaaaacaatacCTGTATTACAGACACAGATCGATACATTATTGGAATTTGATTGTAATGCAAATGATTTAACTAATGGCGTTATCAATgcagcattttttttgctattcaaAGACATTATTCGTTTATTTGCATGCTATAATGATGGTATTATAACGTGtttggaaaaatattttgaattaacaaacaaaaaaatggcacGTGAAACATTGgatatttataaaaaatttctaacACGTATGAATAAAGTtggtgaatttttaaaaGTAGCCGAAATGGCCGGTATTGATCGTGGTGAAATACCTGATCTAACTAAAGCACCAAGTAGCCTTTTAGAGGCTATGGAACAACATTTGGCTGCAATGGAAGGTCGAAAACCAGG aacaacatcaaatggtgataataaacCACCAGTGGATGAACAAACGACGGTGAAAAAAGCtattgaagaagaagaaaaattcctTAATAAATTaaag gAAAAACAtattcaagagaaaaaagtgaACAATCCATTTTTGGCAATATccagtggtggtggtggtggtggtggtggtggtaataaaaatgaaaattctaatcaagatgaattggcaaaaaaatccaatgataTGATCGATTTATTGATGGATGGCGGTAGTAGTGGTAATAATAGTGctgaaaaaacatcaaatgcTGATCTATTCTCATTGGATACaaatgcatcatcatcatcggcaatGGCTGCCAATAATCCATTTGCCGATATATTAAGTTCATTGAGTATTACACCGGCAAATAATGCCACTTCTTCAGCAACTACTACAACTAGCGCTGGTGctggtgctggtggtggtggtggtgatgattttgCTACATCCGATGGTTTTGCTGCTGCATTCGGAACTTCCAGTAATTCCAATATTG TGAAAGCACCACCAGTCATGACCATGTATCCAG GTTTCGATGCATTCGGTGATGTATTACAGCCACAGAATGTTAGTACATTGATacagaatcaaaaatcattgatgaattcaatcgatatgaccaataataataatggtttcAACAATATGTTCAACAatcatattaataataataatcatatagtGCCAACAATATCTtcctcaacaacaataatgccgtcatcaacgacaacacttttatcatcatcaacatccacatcatcatcagtgccAACAAGTTCCTCAAATCCAACAACTGGTATACTAGTTAAAGGTGATCTCGATGCTACATTAGCTAGTTTAGCTCAAAATCTTGATATCAATGGTCTCAAAGGAGCTGGCAACTATAAaag gGGACAACAATTTAATCCAAGTCCAAAAAGTACAATGAAaactggtggtggtagtacattatcatcatcatcatcaacaacaacaacaatgaatggtactaatggtggtggatcaatatcaccatcaatgatgatgagaaatacATCAACAGCGGCTAATTGGAATCGTCCATCTATGATAATACCTCCATCATCATGGGCTACAACAACATCGGTTACAGGATCAACGCAACAACCAGCCATGATAATGCCAAtgattggtggtggtatacCATCAACAGCATTATTTGCTGCAGCCgctcaacagcagcagccacaaacagcaacaatgatgatgggcaATTCATTTGCG ATACGACAACCATCAATGATACCCGGTGCCGTACCTATATTGCCACCAACTGTGAATGCATCCACATTGTCCAGTATATTGGCCGgtcaaaaaacaacaacaacaaacactactactactaataataataataataataattcatcaatcgatcCATTTGGGGcactttga
- the LOC124492191 gene encoding uncharacterized protein LOC124492191 isoform X3, whose translation MMPGAHSGQTLNDRLNAARYALAGQGLARVVCKATTEEMIAPKKKHIDYLLQCTDEPNVSIPQLANLLIERTQQSSWVVVFKALVTVHHLMCYGNERFTQYLASSNCNFQLNNYLDKAAPKGYDMSIFIRRYARYINTKALSYRTVAFDFTKVKRGDEGQLRQMGMEKLLKTIPVLQTQIDTLLEFDCNANDLTNGVINAAFFLLFKDIIRLFACYNDGIITCLEKYFELTNKKMARETLDIYKKFLTRMNKVGEFLKVAEMAGIDRGEIPDLTKAPSSLLEAMEQHLAAMEGRKPGTTSNGDNKPPVDEQTTVKKAIEEEEKFLNKLKEKHIQEKKVNNPFLAISSGGGGGGGGGNKNENSNQDELAKKSNDMIDLLMDGGSSGNNSAEKTSNADLFSLDTNASSSSAMAANNPFADILSSLSITPANNATSSATTTTSAGAGAGGGGGDDFATSDGFAAAFGTSSNSNIGFDAFGDVLQPQNVSTLIQNQKSLMNSIDMTNNNNGFNNMFNNHINNNNHIVPTISSSTTIMPSSTTTLLSSSTSTSSSVPTSSSNPTTGILVKGDLDATLASLAQNLDINGLKGAGNYKRGQQFNPSPKSTMKTGGGSTLSSSSSTTTTMNGTNGGGSISPSMMMRNTSTAANWNRPSMIIPPSSWATTTSVTGSTQQPAMIMPMIGGGIPSTALFAAAAQQQQPQTATMMMGNSFAIRQPSMIPGAVPILPPTVNASTLSSILAGQKTTTTNTTTTNNNNNNNSSIDPFGAL comes from the exons atgatgccCGGAGCTCATTCAGGGCAAACCTTAAATGATCGTCTTAATGCAGCACGTTATGCATTAGCCGGTCAAGGTTTAGCTCGTGTTGTTTGTAAAGCTACCACTGAAGAAATGATTGCACCGAAAAAGAAACATATTGATT atttATTACAATGTACTGATGAACCAAACGTATCGATACCTCAATTGGCCAATCTATTGATTGAACGTACACAACAATCTAGTTGGGTTGTAGTGTTCAAAGCATTGGTTACCGTACATCATCTTATGTGTTATGGAAATGAACGTTTTACACAATATCTTGCATCAAGTAATTGTAATTTTCAGCTAAATAATTATCTGGATAAAGCAGCACCAAAAGGTTATGATATGTCAATATTTATAAGACGTTATGCACGTTATATTAATACAAAAGCACTTTCATATCGTACGGTTGCTTTTGATTTTACCAAAGTCAAACGAgg TGATGAAGGTCAATTACGACAGATGGgtatggaaaaattattgaaaacaatacCTGTATTACAGACACAGATCGATACATTATTGGAATTTGATTGTAATGCAAATGATTTAACTAATGGCGTTATCAATgcagcattttttttgctattcaaAGACATTATTCGTTTATTTGCATGCTATAATGATGGTATTATAACGTGtttggaaaaatattttgaattaacaaacaaaaaaatggcacGTGAAACATTGgatatttataaaaaatttctaacACGTATGAATAAAGTtggtgaatttttaaaaGTAGCCGAAATGGCCGGTATTGATCGTGGTGAAATACCTGATCTAACTAAAGCACCAAGTAGCCTTTTAGAGGCTATGGAACAACATTTGGCTGCAATGGAAGGTCGAAAACCAGG aacaacatcaaatggtgataataaacCACCAGTGGATGAACAAACGACGGTGAAAAAAGCtattgaagaagaagaaaaattcctTAATAAATTaaag gAAAAACAtattcaagagaaaaaagtgaACAATCCATTTTTGGCAATATccagtggtggtggtggtggtggtggtggtggtaataaaaatgaaaattctaatcaagatgaattggcaaaaaaatccaatgataTGATCGATTTATTGATGGATGGCGGTAGTAGTGGTAATAATAGTGctgaaaaaacatcaaatgcTGATCTATTCTCATTGGATACaaatgcatcatcatcatcggcaatGGCTGCCAATAATCCATTTGCCGATATATTAAGTTCATTGAGTATTACACCGGCAAATAATGCCACTTCTTCAGCAACTACTACAACTAGCGCTGGTGctggtgctggtggtggtggtggtgatgattttgCTACATCCGATGGTTTTGCTGCTGCATTCGGAACTTCCAGTAATTCCAATATTG GTTTCGATGCATTCGGTGATGTATTACAGCCACAGAATGTTAGTACATTGATacagaatcaaaaatcattgatgaattcaatcgatatgaccaataataataatggtttcAACAATATGTTCAACAatcatattaataataataatcatatagtGCCAACAATATCTtcctcaacaacaataatgccgtcatcaacgacaacacttttatcatcatcaacatccacatcatcatcagtgccAACAAGTTCCTCAAATCCAACAACTGGTATACTAGTTAAAGGTGATCTCGATGCTACATTAGCTAGTTTAGCTCAAAATCTTGATATCAATGGTCTCAAAGGAGCTGGCAACTATAAaag gGGACAACAATTTAATCCAAGTCCAAAAAGTACAATGAAaactggtggtggtagtacattatcatcatcatcatcaacaacaacaacaatgaatggtactaatggtggtggatcaatatcaccatcaatgatgatgagaaatacATCAACAGCGGCTAATTGGAATCGTCCATCTATGATAATACCTCCATCATCATGGGCTACAACAACATCGGTTACAGGATCAACGCAACAACCAGCCATGATAATGCCAAtgattggtggtggtatacCATCAACAGCATTATTTGCTGCAGCCgctcaacagcagcagccacaaacagcaacaatgatgatgggcaATTCATTTGCG ATACGACAACCATCAATGATACCCGGTGCCGTACCTATATTGCCACCAACTGTGAATGCATCCACATTGTCCAGTATATTGGCCGgtcaaaaaacaacaacaacaaacactactactactaataataataataataataattcatcaatcgatcCATTTGGGGcactttga
- the LOC124492191 gene encoding uncharacterized protein LOC124492191 isoform X1, whose protein sequence is MMPGAHSGQTLNDRLNAARYALAGQGLARVVCKATTEEMIAPKKKHIDYLLQCTDEPNVSIPQLANLLIERTQQSSWVVVFKALVTVHHLMCYGNERFTQYLASSNCNFQLNNYLDKAAPKGYDMSIFIRRYARYINTKALSYRTVAFDFTKVKRGDEGQLRQMGMEKLLKTIPVLQTQIDTLLEFDCNANDLTNGVINAAFFLLFKDIIRLFACYNDGIITCLEKYFELTNKKMARETLDIYKKFLTRMNKVGEFLKVAEMAGIDRGEIPDLTKAPSSLLEAMEQHLAAMEGRKPGTTSNGDNKPPVDEQTTVKKAIEEEEKFLNKLKNESSENSEKHIQEKKVNNPFLAISSGGGGGGGGGNKNENSNQDELAKKSNDMIDLLMDGGSSGNNSAEKTSNADLFSLDTNASSSSAMAANNPFADILSSLSITPANNATSSATTTTSAGAGAGGGGGDDFATSDGFAAAFGTSSNSNIVKAPPVMTMYPGFDAFGDVLQPQNVSTLIQNQKSLMNSIDMTNNNNGFNNMFNNHINNNNHIVPTISSSTTIMPSSTTTLLSSSTSTSSSVPTSSSNPTTGILVKGDLDATLASLAQNLDINGLKGAGNYKRGQQFNPSPKSTMKTGGGSTLSSSSSTTTTMNGTNGGGSISPSMMMRNTSTAANWNRPSMIIPPSSWATTTSVTGSTQQPAMIMPMIGGGIPSTALFAAAAQQQQPQTATMMMGNSFAIRQPSMIPGAVPILPPTVNASTLSSILAGQKTTTTNTTTTNNNNNNNSSIDPFGAL, encoded by the exons atgatgccCGGAGCTCATTCAGGGCAAACCTTAAATGATCGTCTTAATGCAGCACGTTATGCATTAGCCGGTCAAGGTTTAGCTCGTGTTGTTTGTAAAGCTACCACTGAAGAAATGATTGCACCGAAAAAGAAACATATTGATT atttATTACAATGTACTGATGAACCAAACGTATCGATACCTCAATTGGCCAATCTATTGATTGAACGTACACAACAATCTAGTTGGGTTGTAGTGTTCAAAGCATTGGTTACCGTACATCATCTTATGTGTTATGGAAATGAACGTTTTACACAATATCTTGCATCAAGTAATTGTAATTTTCAGCTAAATAATTATCTGGATAAAGCAGCACCAAAAGGTTATGATATGTCAATATTTATAAGACGTTATGCACGTTATATTAATACAAAAGCACTTTCATATCGTACGGTTGCTTTTGATTTTACCAAAGTCAAACGAgg TGATGAAGGTCAATTACGACAGATGGgtatggaaaaattattgaaaacaatacCTGTATTACAGACACAGATCGATACATTATTGGAATTTGATTGTAATGCAAATGATTTAACTAATGGCGTTATCAATgcagcattttttttgctattcaaAGACATTATTCGTTTATTTGCATGCTATAATGATGGTATTATAACGTGtttggaaaaatattttgaattaacaaacaaaaaaatggcacGTGAAACATTGgatatttataaaaaatttctaacACGTATGAATAAAGTtggtgaatttttaaaaGTAGCCGAAATGGCCGGTATTGATCGTGGTGAAATACCTGATCTAACTAAAGCACCAAGTAGCCTTTTAGAGGCTATGGAACAACATTTGGCTGCAATGGAAGGTCGAAAACCAGG aacaacatcaaatggtgataataaacCACCAGTGGATGAACAAACGACGGTGAAAAAAGCtattgaagaagaagaaaaattcctTAATAAATTaaag AACGAATCTTCGGAAAATTCG gAAAAACAtattcaagagaaaaaagtgaACAATCCATTTTTGGCAATATccagtggtggtggtggtggtggtggtggtggtaataaaaatgaaaattctaatcaagatgaattggcaaaaaaatccaatgataTGATCGATTTATTGATGGATGGCGGTAGTAGTGGTAATAATAGTGctgaaaaaacatcaaatgcTGATCTATTCTCATTGGATACaaatgcatcatcatcatcggcaatGGCTGCCAATAATCCATTTGCCGATATATTAAGTTCATTGAGTATTACACCGGCAAATAATGCCACTTCTTCAGCAACTACTACAACTAGCGCTGGTGctggtgctggtggtggtggtggtgatgattttgCTACATCCGATGGTTTTGCTGCTGCATTCGGAACTTCCAGTAATTCCAATATTG TGAAAGCACCACCAGTCATGACCATGTATCCAG GTTTCGATGCATTCGGTGATGTATTACAGCCACAGAATGTTAGTACATTGATacagaatcaaaaatcattgatgaattcaatcgatatgaccaataataataatggtttcAACAATATGTTCAACAatcatattaataataataatcatatagtGCCAACAATATCTtcctcaacaacaataatgccgtcatcaacgacaacacttttatcatcatcaacatccacatcatcatcagtgccAACAAGTTCCTCAAATCCAACAACTGGTATACTAGTTAAAGGTGATCTCGATGCTACATTAGCTAGTTTAGCTCAAAATCTTGATATCAATGGTCTCAAAGGAGCTGGCAACTATAAaag gGGACAACAATTTAATCCAAGTCCAAAAAGTACAATGAAaactggtggtggtagtacattatcatcatcatcatcaacaacaacaacaatgaatggtactaatggtggtggatcaatatcaccatcaatgatgatgagaaatacATCAACAGCGGCTAATTGGAATCGTCCATCTATGATAATACCTCCATCATCATGGGCTACAACAACATCGGTTACAGGATCAACGCAACAACCAGCCATGATAATGCCAAtgattggtggtggtatacCATCAACAGCATTATTTGCTGCAGCCgctcaacagcagcagccacaaacagcaacaatgatgatgggcaATTCATTTGCG ATACGACAACCATCAATGATACCCGGTGCCGTACCTATATTGCCACCAACTGTGAATGCATCCACATTGTCCAGTATATTGGCCGgtcaaaaaacaacaacaacaaacactactactactaataataataataataataattcatcaatcgatcCATTTGGGGcactttga